From a single Arachis hypogaea cultivar Tifrunner chromosome 3, arahy.Tifrunner.gnm2.J5K5, whole genome shotgun sequence genomic region:
- the LOC112779860 gene encoding uncharacterized protein, whose amino-acid sequence MCWKDNTESRRLTSVHCHWGALPGGRTAAGGPLRLCSDIVNGEAQLFNGQLASTISSLQATLSGSTFQFIDFYVALLKIIQNPFSSGSINVANGCCGTGLDYKIAERIEQEGKGCVIVVNKWDTIPNKNQQTATYYEQDVREKLRILDWAPIVYSTAIAGHSVDKIIDAASEVEKERSRRLGTSILNQVVLEAVAFKPPPRTRAGKRGRVYYCTQGKGSSDKSGLSAIWQHQICTNRTNKYAQ is encoded by the exons ATGTGCTGGAAGGACAACACTGAGTCCCGGCGTCTAACTTCAG TACATTGCCATTGGGGTGCTTTACCAGGAGGTAGAACTGCAGCAGGAGGACCTTTAAGATTGTGTTCTGATATTGTCAATGGAGAAGCTCAATTATTCAATGGTCAATTAGCATCGACTATTAGTTCTTTGCAAGCCACACTTTCTGGTTCTACCTTTCAATTCATTGATTTCTATGTTGCACTGCTCAAGATCATACAAAATCCTTTTAGTTCAG GGTCTATAAATGTTGCAAACGGATGTTGTGGGACTGGACTG GACTACAAGATAGCTGAAAGAATAGAACAAGAAGGGAAAGGTTGTGTAATAGTTGTTAACAAGTGGGATACAATACCAAATAAGAACCAGCAGACTGCAACATACTATGAGCAAGATGTCAGAGAGAAGCTTCGAATACTTGACTGGGCTCCAATTGTTTATTCTACTGCAATAGCTGGCCATAGTGTTGACAA GATTATTGATGCTGCTAGTGAAGTTGAAAAGGAGAGATCAAGAAGACTTGGAACTTCTATACTAAATCAAGTAGTGCTGGAAGCAGTGGCTTTTAAGCCTCCTCCTAGGACACGAGCTGGTAAAAGAGGGCGTGTTTACTATTGTACACAG GGGAAGGGGAGCAGTGACAAATCTGGATTGAGTGCTATCTGGCAGCATCAAATTTGCACCAATAGGACTAACAAATATGCTCAATAA